A genomic segment from Stenotrophomonas maltophilia encodes:
- a CDS encoding RNA polymerase sigma factor: protein MVTPSEEPYPVLVSSPVPPSAETDALPASLEAFLASVGPRAFRFAEAGLRQREDAMDAVQDALLRMLDYADKPAAEWAPLFWSILRRRVIDMQRRRRFRLPFWRDNQDAEGSGIDWADPGPDPAQAHEQRQQYQQLVDALRRLPARQREAFTLRVLQDLDGATTARAMGCSEGAVKTHLARARQALQDYLETHP from the coding sequence ATGGTGACCCCGAGCGAGGAACCGTACCCTGTGCTGGTGAGCAGCCCCGTCCCCCCGAGCGCCGAGACCGATGCCCTGCCGGCATCGCTGGAGGCGTTCCTGGCCAGCGTTGGCCCGCGTGCGTTCCGCTTCGCCGAGGCCGGCCTGCGCCAGCGCGAAGATGCCATGGACGCCGTGCAGGATGCGCTGCTGCGCATGCTGGACTACGCCGACAAGCCGGCGGCCGAATGGGCGCCGCTGTTCTGGAGCATCCTGCGCCGGCGGGTGATCGACATGCAGCGCCGGCGCCGCTTCCGCCTGCCGTTCTGGCGCGACAACCAGGACGCGGAAGGCAGCGGGATCGACTGGGCCGACCCCGGCCCGGACCCAGCGCAGGCGCATGAACAGCGCCAGCAGTACCAGCAGCTGGTGGACGCGTTGCGCCGCCTGCCCGCCCGCCAGCGCGAGGCCTTCACCCTGCGCGTGCTGCAGGACCTGGACGGGGCCACCACCGCCCGTGCCATGGGCTGCAGCGAAGGCGCGGTAAAAACCCATCTGGCACGCGCCCGGCAGGCGCTGCAGGACTACCTGGAGACCCACCCGTGA
- a CDS encoding NAD(P) transhydrogenase subunit alpha, with protein sequence MSDGFVALYIFMLAAIAGHVIISRVPVILHTPLMSGSNFIHGIVLIGAMVVLGHAQTPLEKALGFLAVVLGAGNAAGGYVVTARMLEMFKPSAPKGGKDEPKEPQA encoded by the coding sequence GTGAGTGACGGGTTCGTGGCGCTGTACATCTTCATGCTGGCGGCCATCGCCGGCCACGTGATCATTTCGCGGGTGCCGGTGATCCTGCACACCCCGCTGATGTCGGGCTCCAACTTCATCCACGGCATCGTGCTGATCGGTGCGATGGTGGTGCTGGGGCATGCGCAGACGCCGCTGGAGAAGGCGCTGGGCTTCCTTGCCGTGGTGCTCGGTGCCGGCAACGCCGCCGGTGGCTACGTGGTCACTGCGCGCATGCTGGAAATGTTCAAGCCGAGCGCGCCCAAGGGCGGCAAGGACGAGCCGAAGGAGCCGCAGGCTTGA
- a CDS encoding NAD(P)(+) transhydrogenase (Re/Si-specific) subunit beta: MNISTVELLDWLVKASYLVAATLFLLGLQRMASPLTARSGIRWAGLGMLLATVATFFLPELHNVPLILVALLLGAGLAWWSAGKVAITDMPQMVALYNGMGGGSAAAIGAVELLRYAFLANRDTSHWSAQALADLAARQPSGMVLLLAVVGAAIGAVSLSGSVIAWAKLDGRLDKRVTWPGQQVMNLLVALVVVVLAIIAASTLNTWAIVAFFVLALALGVLMTLPIGGADMPVVISLYNAFTGLAVSFEGYVLGNEALIIAGMMVGAAGILLTRLMAKAMNRPIRNVLFSNFGAGAGGEAQAITGAQKPIEASDVAAMMAYAERVVIVPGYGMAVAQAQHKIWELAQRLGQRGVKVKFAIHPVAGRMPGHMNVLLAEAGVPYDLIADMDDINPEFANTDVVLVIGANDVVNPVARTDPASPIYGMPVLDVVNARNVVVIKRGKGTGFAGIENALFYADNTRMLYGDGAEAAASLVSELKALDGGH, from the coding sequence TTGAACATCAGCACCGTCGAACTGCTCGATTGGCTGGTCAAGGCCAGCTACCTCGTCGCCGCCACGCTGTTCCTGCTGGGCCTGCAGCGCATGGCCTCGCCGCTGACTGCGCGCAGCGGCATCCGCTGGGCCGGGCTGGGCATGCTGCTGGCCACGGTGGCGACTTTCTTCCTGCCTGAACTGCATAACGTGCCGCTGATCCTGGTGGCGCTGCTGCTGGGCGCCGGCCTGGCCTGGTGGTCGGCCGGCAAGGTTGCCATCACCGACATGCCGCAGATGGTGGCGCTGTACAACGGCATGGGCGGTGGCTCGGCGGCGGCGATCGGTGCAGTGGAGCTGCTGCGCTACGCCTTCCTTGCCAACCGCGATACCAGCCACTGGAGTGCACAGGCGCTGGCCGACCTGGCCGCGCGCCAGCCGTCGGGCATGGTGCTGCTGCTGGCGGTGGTCGGCGCGGCGATCGGTGCGGTGTCGCTGTCCGGTTCGGTGATCGCCTGGGCCAAGCTGGATGGGCGCCTGGACAAGCGCGTGACCTGGCCCGGCCAGCAGGTGATGAACCTGCTGGTGGCGCTGGTAGTGGTGGTGCTGGCGATCATCGCGGCCAGCACGCTCAATACCTGGGCGATCGTCGCCTTCTTCGTGCTTGCACTGGCACTGGGCGTGCTGATGACGTTGCCGATCGGCGGCGCCGACATGCCGGTGGTGATCTCGCTGTACAACGCGTTCACCGGCCTGGCGGTGTCGTTCGAGGGCTACGTGCTGGGCAACGAGGCGTTGATCATCGCCGGCATGATGGTCGGCGCGGCGGGCATCCTGCTGACCCGGCTGATGGCCAAGGCGATGAACCGGCCGATCCGCAATGTGCTGTTCTCCAACTTCGGCGCCGGCGCCGGGGGCGAAGCGCAGGCGATCACCGGCGCGCAGAAGCCGATCGAAGCGTCGGATGTCGCGGCGATGATGGCCTATGCCGAACGCGTGGTGATCGTGCCGGGTTACGGCATGGCCGTGGCACAGGCGCAGCACAAGATCTGGGAGCTGGCGCAGCGGTTGGGCCAGCGCGGGGTGAAGGTGAAGTTCGCGATCCACCCGGTCGCCGGGCGCATGCCAGGGCACATGAACGTGCTGCTGGCCGAAGCCGGCGTGCCCTACGACCTGATCGCCGACATGGACGACATCAATCCGGAATTTGCCAACACCGACGTGGTGCTGGTGATCGGTGCCAACGACGTGGTCAATCCGGTGGCACGCACGGACCCGGCCAGCCCGATTTACGGCATGCCGGTGCTGGATGTGGTCAATGCGCGCAACGTGGTGGTGATCAAGCGCGGCAAGGGCACTGGCTTTGCCGGCATCGAGAATGCGCTGTTCTACGCTGACAACACCCGCATGCTGTACGGCGACGGCGCTGAAGCGGCCGCATCGCTGGTGAGCGAGCTGAAGGCGCTCGACGGCGGGCATTGA
- the sufT gene encoding putative Fe-S cluster assembly protein SufT — protein MYSRSSEPVHFERDCEAVMVPQGDTVTLPAGSYGYITQALGGSYSVFVEGNLFRIAGKDGDAIGKEAPAPLELPADATDEQVEQLVWQQLRTCFDPEIPVNIVELGLVYEVEIKHLDEGKREIDVKMTLTAPGCGMGEILVDDVRSKLEMIPTVAEADVDLVFDPPWNQHMMSEAARLETGML, from the coding sequence ATGTATTCCCGTAGCAGCGAACCTGTCCACTTCGAACGCGATTGCGAGGCCGTGATGGTCCCGCAGGGCGACACCGTGACCCTGCCTGCCGGCAGCTATGGGTACATCACCCAGGCGCTGGGTGGCAGTTATTCGGTGTTCGTCGAGGGCAACCTGTTCCGCATCGCCGGCAAGGACGGCGATGCCATCGGCAAGGAGGCGCCGGCACCGCTCGAGCTGCCGGCCGACGCCACCGATGAGCAGGTGGAACAGCTGGTGTGGCAGCAGCTGCGTACCTGCTTCGACCCGGAAATTCCGGTCAACATCGTCGAACTGGGCCTGGTCTATGAAGTCGAGATCAAGCACCTGGACGAAGGCAAGCGCGAGATCGACGTGAAGATGACCCTGACTGCACCGGGCTGCGGCATGGGCGAGATCCTGGTCGACGACGTGCGCAGCAAGCTTGAAATGATCCCGACGGTGGCCGAGGCCGACGTCGACCTGGTGTTCGACCCGCCGTGGAACCAGCACATGATGTCCGAGGCGGCGCGGCTCGAGACCGGCATGCTTTGA
- a CDS encoding branched-chain amino acid aminotransferase, which yields MSQSIPSFAVTRSDHPRSAEERAKILEKPGFGLHFTDHMVEVRWDKDTGWHNANVRAYGPLQLDPAAAVLHYGQEIFEGIKAYRHADGSIWTFRPDANGRRLQRSAQRLALPELPVEIFVESLKQLIAVDSDWVPSADESSLYFRPFMIGDEAFLGVRGAHKAGYYVIASPAGPYFAKGVAPVSIWLSTEYARAAKGGTGAAKCGGNYAASLLPQQKAQAQGCSQVLFLDPVEGKYLEELGGMNVFLVYKDGTLVTPELSGSILEGITRESILQLARDRGMKVEERKVSIDEWKDGVASGAISEVFACGTAAVVTPIGQLKGEGFSVGDINAPAGEVTMSLRKELTDIQYGRLPDRHNWLVKLG from the coding sequence GTGTCCCAGTCCATCCCCAGCTTCGCCGTCACCCGTTCGGACCACCCGCGCAGCGCTGAAGAGCGCGCCAAGATCCTGGAGAAGCCGGGCTTCGGCCTGCACTTCACCGATCACATGGTGGAAGTGCGCTGGGACAAGGACACCGGCTGGCACAACGCCAACGTACGTGCCTACGGCCCGCTGCAGCTGGACCCGGCCGCGGCCGTGCTGCACTACGGCCAGGAAATCTTCGAAGGCATCAAGGCCTACCGCCATGCCGACGGCTCGATCTGGACCTTCCGCCCGGATGCCAACGGCCGTCGCCTGCAGCGTTCGGCGCAGCGCCTGGCGCTGCCGGAACTGCCGGTGGAGATCTTCGTCGAATCGCTGAAGCAGCTGATCGCGGTTGACAGTGACTGGGTGCCGTCGGCCGATGAGTCGAGCCTGTACTTCCGTCCGTTCATGATCGGCGACGAAGCCTTCCTCGGCGTGCGCGGCGCGCACAAGGCCGGCTACTACGTCATTGCCAGCCCGGCTGGCCCGTACTTCGCCAAGGGCGTCGCTCCGGTGTCGATCTGGCTGTCGACCGAGTACGCACGTGCGGCCAAGGGTGGCACCGGTGCCGCCAAGTGCGGCGGCAACTACGCCGCCTCGCTGCTGCCGCAGCAGAAGGCGCAGGCGCAGGGCTGCTCGCAGGTGCTGTTCCTCGACCCGGTCGAAGGCAAGTACCTGGAAGAACTCGGTGGCATGAACGTGTTCCTGGTCTACAAGGACGGCACGCTGGTCACCCCGGAACTGTCCGGCAGCATCCTCGAGGGCATCACCCGCGAGAGCATCCTGCAGCTGGCCCGCGACCGTGGCATGAAGGTCGAAGAGCGCAAGGTCAGCATTGACGAATGGAAGGACGGCGTTGCCTCCGGTGCGATCAGCGAAGTGTTTGCCTGTGGCACCGCCGCGGTGGTCACCCCGATCGGCCAGCTGAAGGGCGAGGGCTTCTCGGTGGGTGACATCAACGCGCCGGCCGGCGAAGTGACCATGTCGCTGCGCAAGGAACTGACCGACATCCAGTACGGCCGCCTGCCGGACCGCCACAACTGGCTGGTCAAGCTGGGCTGA
- a CDS encoding S8 family peptidase: protein MSQVTQPRVRRVWVVLGASVLSSLLLATPALAGDVQLSGLQSAPTHQRFIVKYRDGSAPVANTTALASSLKSAAAGLASSQGRALGLQEVRKLAVGPTLVRTDRPLDQAESELLMRKLAADPNVEYVEVDQIMRATLTPNDTRFSEQWGFGTSNASINVRPAWDKATGTGVVVAVIDTGITNHPDLNANILPGYDFISDAAMARDGGGRDNNPNDEGDWYGANECGSGIPASNSSWHGTHVAGTVAAVTNNSTGVAGTAFNAKVVPVRVLGKCGGYTSDIADAIVWASGGTVSGVPANANPAEVINMSLGGGGTCSATYQNAINGAVSRGTTVVVAAGNSNTNVSSSVPANCANVIAVAATTSAGARASFSNYGAGIDISGPGQSILSTLNTGTTTPGSATYASYNGTSMAAPHVAGVVALMQSVAPTALSPAQVESIIKSTARPLPGACSGGCGAGIVDANAAVDAAINGGGPNPGGNVLQNNVPVTGLGAATGAELNYTVAVPAGSTQLRVAISGGSGDADLYVRQGSAPTDTTYTCRPYLSGNSETCTINSPAAGTWYVRVKAYSTFSGLTLNAQY from the coding sequence ATGTCCCAGGTAACGCAACCGCGTGTGCGTCGAGTGTGGGTGGTTCTTGGTGCGTCCGTTCTGTCATCGCTGCTGCTGGCCACGCCTGCGCTGGCCGGTGACGTCCAGCTCAGCGGCCTGCAGTCCGCGCCGACGCACCAGCGCTTCATCGTGAAGTACCGCGACGGCAGTGCGCCGGTGGCCAACACCACCGCACTGGCTTCTTCGCTGAAGAGTGCCGCTGCCGGCCTGGCCAGCAGCCAGGGCCGCGCGCTGGGCCTGCAGGAGGTCCGCAAGCTGGCCGTCGGCCCGACCCTGGTCAGGACCGATCGCCCGCTCGACCAGGCCGAATCCGAGCTGCTGATGCGCAAGCTCGCCGCCGACCCGAACGTGGAATACGTCGAAGTCGACCAGATCATGCGTGCGACGCTGACCCCGAACGACACCCGCTTCAGCGAACAGTGGGGCTTCGGTACCTCCAACGCGTCGATCAACGTGCGGCCGGCCTGGGACAAGGCCACCGGCACCGGCGTGGTGGTGGCCGTGATCGATACCGGCATCACCAACCATCCCGATCTCAACGCCAACATCCTGCCGGGCTATGACTTCATCAGCGACGCCGCGATGGCACGCGATGGCGGTGGCCGCGACAACAATCCGAACGACGAAGGCGACTGGTACGGCGCCAACGAGTGCGGCTCGGGCATCCCGGCCTCCAACTCCAGCTGGCACGGTACCCACGTCGCCGGCACCGTGGCGGCGGTGACCAACAACAGCACCGGCGTGGCTGGTACTGCGTTCAATGCCAAGGTCGTGCCGGTGCGCGTGCTCGGCAAGTGCGGCGGTTACACCTCCGACATCGCCGACGCGATCGTGTGGGCTTCTGGCGGCACCGTCAGTGGCGTGCCGGCCAATGCCAACCCGGCCGAAGTCATCAACATGTCGCTGGGTGGCGGCGGTACCTGCTCGGCCACCTACCAGAATGCGATCAACGGCGCGGTCAGCCGTGGTACCACCGTGGTGGTCGCCGCTGGCAACAGCAACACCAACGTGTCCTCGTCGGTGCCGGCCAACTGCGCGAACGTGATCGCGGTGGCGGCCACGACCTCGGCCGGTGCGCGTGCCAGCTTCTCCAACTACGGTGCCGGCATCGACATTTCCGGCCCGGGCCAGAGCATCCTGTCCACCCTCAACACCGGCACCACCACGCCGGGCAGCGCTACCTATGCGTCCTACAACGGCACCTCGATGGCGGCGCCGCATGTGGCCGGCGTGGTTGCACTGATGCAGTCGGTGGCGCCGACCGCGCTGAGTCCGGCACAGGTCGAGAGCATCATCAAGAGCACCGCACGCCCGCTGCCGGGCGCCTGCTCGGGTGGCTGCGGCGCCGGCATCGTCGACGCCAATGCGGCCGTGGATGCGGCGATCAATGGCGGTGGCCCGAACCCGGGCGGCAATGTGCTGCAGAACAACGTGCCGGTGACCGGCCTGGGTGCTGCAACCGGTGCCGAGCTGAACTACACCGTCGCCGTTCCGGCCGGCAGCACCCAGCTGCGCGTGGCGATCAGTGGCGGCAGCGGTGATGCCGACCTGTACGTGCGCCAGGGCAGTGCCCCGACCGATACCACCTATACCTGCCGTCCGTACCTGAGCGGCAACAGCGAGACCTGCACCATCAACAGCCCTGCCGCCGGCACCTGGTATGTGCGGGTGAAGGCCTACAGCACCTTCTCGGGCCTGACCCTCAACGCCCAGTACTGA
- a CDS encoding asparaginase domain-containing protein: protein MEELLVVTTGGTIDKIYFDDKSDYQIGDPQIGMILRELGVTFRFNVIPILRKDSLHINDEDRELIRATIAAQPTRHVLVTHGTDSMVQTGKVLATIPDKTIVMTGALSPARFRGSDAEFNIGCAIGAVQSLPTGVYIAMNGRIFDPQHVRKNVAANRFESV from the coding sequence ATGGAAGAGCTCCTGGTCGTCACCACCGGTGGCACGATCGACAAGATCTACTTCGACGACAAGTCGGACTACCAGATCGGCGATCCGCAGATCGGCATGATCCTGCGCGAGCTGGGCGTGACGTTCCGCTTCAACGTGATTCCGATCCTGCGCAAGGATTCTCTGCACATCAACGATGAGGACCGCGAGCTGATCCGCGCCACCATCGCCGCGCAGCCGACCCGGCACGTGCTGGTGACCCACGGCACCGATTCGATGGTGCAGACCGGCAAGGTGCTGGCGACGATCCCGGACAAGACCATCGTGATGACCGGCGCGCTGAGCCCGGCACGCTTCCGCGGCTCGGATGCCGAGTTCAACATCGGCTGTGCGATCGGTGCGGTGCAGTCGCTGCCGACCGGCGTGTACATCGCGATGAACGGGCGCATTTTCGACCCGCAGCACGTGCGCAAGAACGTCGCTGCGAACCGCTTCGAGTCGGTCTGA
- a CDS encoding DUF2069 domain-containing protein — MNRAPRTVLLLALMGLAALFAGWFINDKHWLATQLVFTAPPLALAIAVRLGWRKAGFWASVLALGWFSHGVMSAWSHPETRWLALIEIALALLVIFSASLPGLRARFGKRR, encoded by the coding sequence ATGAACCGCGCCCCGCGCACGGTCCTGCTGCTGGCCCTGATGGGGCTGGCCGCCCTGTTCGCGGGTTGGTTCATCAATGACAAGCACTGGCTGGCAACCCAGCTGGTGTTCACCGCACCACCGCTGGCGCTGGCCATCGCCGTGCGCCTGGGCTGGCGCAAGGCCGGATTCTGGGCCTCGGTGCTGGCGCTGGGCTGGTTCAGCCACGGCGTGATGAGTGCCTGGAGCCACCCGGAAACGCGCTGGCTGGCGCTGATCGAGATCGCGCTGGCGCTGCTGGTGATCTTCAGCGCCAGCCTGCCCGGCCTGCGCGCCCGCTTCGGCAAGCGACGCTGA
- the wrbA gene encoding NAD(P)H:quinone oxidoreductase, with the protein MGEILVLYYSRGGSVARLARQIARGIGEVPGMTARLRTVPPVAAVTQTAQPPVPDDGAPYVSVQDLVECQGLLLGSPTRFGNMAAPVKHFLDGLGAEWVNGTLSGKPAGVFTSTASMHGGQESTLLSMQVPLLHHGCVIVGIPFTEPALSHTTSGGTPYGASHVAGAADDPQPTDDEAVLARALGRRVADIAQRLAR; encoded by the coding sequence ATGGGCGAGATTCTGGTGCTGTACTACAGCCGGGGCGGTTCGGTGGCACGGCTGGCGCGCCAGATCGCGCGGGGCATCGGCGAGGTGCCGGGCATGACCGCGCGCCTGCGCACGGTGCCGCCGGTGGCCGCAGTGACCCAGACCGCGCAGCCGCCAGTCCCCGACGATGGCGCCCCCTACGTAAGCGTGCAGGACCTGGTCGAATGCCAGGGCCTGCTGCTCGGCAGCCCGACCCGCTTCGGCAACATGGCCGCGCCGGTGAAGCACTTCCTGGATGGGCTGGGCGCCGAATGGGTCAACGGCACCCTGTCCGGCAAGCCGGCCGGCGTGTTCACGTCCACCGCATCCATGCATGGCGGGCAGGAATCGACCCTGCTGTCGATGCAGGTGCCGCTGCTGCACCATGGCTGCGTGATCGTCGGCATACCATTCACCGAGCCGGCGCTGAGCCATACCACCAGTGGCGGTACACCCTACGGCGCCAGCCACGTGGCCGGTGCCGCCGACGACCCGCAGCCGACCGACGACGAAGCAGTGCTGGCGCGAGCGCTGGGGCGCCGGGTGGCCGACATCGCGCAGCGGTTGGCCCGATGA
- a CDS encoding YihY family inner membrane protein — MEPLDTLNLWMERARDRARAISFGRFLWHRFLDDRLFQAAAALAYTTVFALVPLAIVVFGVLSAFPVFDRWSDQLSDYVFSNFVPSAARAAEGYLRQFSASAGQLTAAGFIALVASLLITLNSVEETFNQIWRVGSTRPKLTRFLVYWTVLTLGAMLAAASLAVSARVFAMPLFGTQEGRWLAEFALRLAPILIEFVCITLMFRVVPHHTVKWRHAVPGAILAAVILELVKWGIGAYLGSFQSYQKLYGTVAFVPILLLWIYLCWVAVLLGASLASSMAAFRYQPVELRLPQGYEFYGLLRLLGRFHHARAKGKGLADDEILRLEPLLTDSLLQDLACNLQEIGLLRRDERGEWLLSRDLDQVSLADLYECTQLRIPVAEQHLPYRDDSLGRAALAALDDLRLPLRERLKRKVSDIYTESGDTP, encoded by the coding sequence ATGGAACCTTTGGATACGCTCAACCTGTGGATGGAGCGCGCGCGGGATCGCGCACGGGCCATCAGTTTCGGCCGCTTCCTGTGGCATCGCTTCCTCGACGACCGCCTGTTCCAGGCAGCGGCGGCGCTGGCGTACACCACGGTGTTCGCGCTGGTGCCGCTGGCCATCGTGGTATTCGGTGTGCTGTCGGCCTTCCCTGTCTTCGACCGCTGGAGCGATCAGCTCAGCGACTACGTGTTTTCCAACTTCGTGCCCTCTGCGGCGCGCGCGGCCGAGGGCTACCTGCGGCAGTTCTCGGCCAGTGCCGGCCAGCTGACGGCGGCCGGCTTCATCGCACTGGTGGCCTCACTGCTGATCACGCTCAACAGCGTGGAAGAGACCTTCAACCAGATCTGGCGGGTCGGCTCGACCCGGCCCAAGCTGACCCGCTTCCTGGTCTACTGGACCGTACTGACCCTGGGCGCCATGCTGGCCGCCGCATCGCTGGCGGTATCGGCGAGGGTGTTCGCGATGCCGTTGTTCGGTACCCAGGAGGGCCGTTGGCTGGCCGAGTTTGCGCTGCGCCTGGCGCCGATCCTGATCGAGTTCGTCTGCATCACGCTGATGTTCCGGGTGGTGCCGCACCACACCGTGAAATGGCGGCACGCCGTGCCCGGCGCGATCCTGGCGGCGGTCATCCTTGAACTGGTGAAGTGGGGCATCGGCGCCTACCTGGGCAGCTTCCAGTCCTACCAGAAGCTGTATGGCACGGTGGCTTTCGTGCCGATCCTGCTGCTGTGGATCTACCTGTGCTGGGTGGCCGTGCTGCTCGGCGCGTCGCTGGCCTCATCGATGGCGGCCTTCCGCTACCAGCCGGTTGAACTGCGCCTGCCGCAGGGTTACGAGTTCTACGGCCTGCTGCGCCTGCTCGGTCGCTTCCACCATGCCCGTGCCAAGGGTAAGGGCCTGGCCGACGATGAAATCCTGCGGCTGGAACCGCTGCTGACCGACTCCCTGCTGCAGGATCTGGCCTGCAACCTGCAGGAGATCGGCCTGCTGCGCCGCGATGAACGTGGCGAGTGGCTGCTGTCGCGAGACCTGGACCAGGTCAGCCTGGCCGATCTGTACGAATGCACCCAGCTGCGCATCCCGGTTGCCGAGCAGCACCTGCCGTACCGCGATGACAGCCTGGGCCGTGCCGCATTGGCGGCGCTGGACGATCTGCGACTGCCCCTGCGTGAACGCCTGAAGCGCAAGGTCAGTGATATCTATACCGAATCTGGAGACACGCCATGA
- a CDS encoding TlpA family protein disulfide reductase, with translation MTRKTPLPLLLPLTLLLALAACKPAQEPTPASSQPPAQAPTPSAPAPVEETPAERTTAEFPTLKMKAVDGSDYDLAAHRGKWVVVNFWATWCAPCRKEMPELSALHAMRSNIEVVGLAYEDIEVPEMQSFLTKHPVTYPIVIVDPFDPPADFATPRGLPLTHLLDPQGKLAHTFLGPVTAADIEKQIAAAK, from the coding sequence ATGACCCGCAAGACCCCGTTGCCGCTGCTGCTTCCATTGACCCTGCTGCTGGCCCTGGCCGCCTGCAAACCGGCACAGGAACCGACTCCGGCCAGCAGCCAGCCGCCGGCGCAGGCACCGACGCCGAGTGCACCGGCACCGGTCGAGGAGACCCCGGCCGAGCGCACCACCGCCGAGTTCCCGACGCTGAAGATGAAGGCGGTGGATGGCAGCGACTACGACCTGGCCGCGCATCGTGGCAAGTGGGTGGTGGTGAACTTCTGGGCTACCTGGTGCGCACCGTGCCGCAAGGAGATGCCTGAGCTGTCGGCGCTGCATGCGATGCGCAGCAACATTGAGGTGGTCGGCCTGGCCTATGAGGACATCGAAGTGCCGGAGATGCAGTCGTTCCTGACCAAGCATCCGGTGACCTATCCGATCGTGATCGTGGACCCGTTCGATCCACCGGCGGACTTCGCCACACCGCGTGGCCTGCCGCTGACGCACCTGCTGGATCCGCAGGGCAAGCTGGCCCACACCTTCCTCGGCCCGGTGACCGCCGCCGACATCGAAAAGCAGATCGCGGCTGCCAAGTAG